One Gimesia aquarii DNA segment encodes these proteins:
- the hflX gene encoding GTPase HflX, whose product MADPKREELQVKEKKAILAAVISPSSHINKEQALDELRGLVETAGVKVVGTLVQSREHPHPATCLGKGKLAELKQMVKHVDAELIVFDNNLSPSQGRNIEEETGTVIVDRSELILDIFATHAKTYEAKLQVELAQLLYFRPRLKRLWTHLERIEGGVGAGRGPGEKQLETDRRLLDKRVSELKRKLSEVERRRERTVSHRFEHLTVSLVGYTNAGKSTLMNALTGADVYIADKLFATLDTRTRRWELPNWGEILLSDTVGFVRDLPHHLVASFRSTLEEARQADLLLHVVDSSNPEVEHHIKTVYQVLDEIGIDHQDAILVFNKTDKIEDRSKLDVLRLKYDNAISVSAVSGEGLDRLTQTVIDRLASGYAIVEIDTPVGNGKLLSQLEDHSLILSREYSSDDSRVTLQARIARRFLPLLKLNEETELKIQGEEETFVADRVPEETVNKL is encoded by the coding sequence GAGCTGCAAGTCAAAGAAAAAAAGGCCATTCTGGCCGCCGTCATTTCTCCTTCAAGCCATATTAATAAAGAGCAAGCTTTAGATGAATTACGAGGTTTAGTCGAAACTGCTGGCGTCAAAGTCGTTGGCACGCTCGTCCAGAGTCGTGAGCATCCTCACCCTGCTACATGTTTGGGTAAAGGAAAGCTGGCGGAACTCAAGCAGATGGTAAAGCACGTTGATGCTGAACTCATTGTTTTTGATAATAATCTCTCCCCTTCTCAAGGAAGGAACATCGAAGAAGAGACAGGAACAGTGATCGTTGATCGTAGCGAATTGATTCTTGATATCTTCGCGACTCATGCGAAAACATACGAAGCGAAACTACAAGTAGAGTTAGCGCAGCTACTTTATTTTCGACCTCGCTTGAAACGCTTGTGGACTCACTTGGAACGAATTGAAGGGGGTGTGGGTGCAGGCCGTGGACCTGGTGAAAAGCAACTCGAAACAGACCGACGATTATTGGATAAACGCGTCTCAGAATTGAAACGCAAACTCTCCGAGGTAGAACGTCGTAGAGAGCGGACCGTCTCGCATCGTTTTGAACATCTCACTGTTTCGCTTGTAGGATACACGAACGCAGGCAAAAGCACACTAATGAATGCGCTCACCGGCGCTGATGTTTATATCGCTGACAAATTATTTGCGACGCTTGATACGCGCACGAGACGCTGGGAACTTCCAAACTGGGGAGAAATTTTGCTCAGCGACACCGTCGGATTCGTAAGAGACCTTCCGCATCATCTGGTTGCTTCTTTCAGATCTACACTGGAAGAAGCGCGGCAAGCAGACTTGTTACTGCACGTCGTTGACTCCAGCAACCCTGAAGTAGAACACCATATAAAAACCGTCTATCAAGTCCTGGATGAAATCGGCATTGATCACCAGGATGCAATCCTGGTCTTTAACAAAACGGACAAGATCGAAGACAGATCCAAACTTGATGTTTTACGTCTAAAATATGATAACGCCATCAGTGTCAGTGCTGTTTCCGGAGAAGGTTTGGACCGTCTTACCCAAACTGTCATTGACCGTTTGGCATCCGGCTATGCTATTGTAGAAATTGATACACCGGTAGGAAATGGGAAGTTACTTTCTCAACTGGAAGATCATTCACTGATCTTATCTCGCGAATATTCTAGTGATGATTCTCGAGTCACATTACAAGCCCGCATTGCGCGACGATTTTTACCACTGTTAAAATTAAATGAAGAAACAGAGTTAAAAATTCAGGGAGAAGAAGAGACTTTTGTTGCAGACAGAGTCCCTGAAGAAACTGTCAATAAGCTCTGA